In Roseisolibacter agri, the following proteins share a genomic window:
- a CDS encoding serine/threonine-protein kinase: MADPQRDPLRDQLQATLGASYTLERELGGGGMSRVFVAREEALGRDVVVKLLPPEMAAGVSVERFKREIALAARLQHPHIVPLFSAGDLDGLPYFTMPLVDGESLRARLARSGELPLHEAVRVLREVATALAYAHEKGIVHRDIKPDNVLLSRGSAMVTDFGVAKALSASSNGEHGGVTSLGVALGTPAYMSPEQASADPAVDHRADVYAFGVLAYELLTGQPPFVGRTPQGLLAAHVTEAPEPVARRRASVPPALAALVMRCLEKRAADRPQSAQEVVQALDTISTPSGGSVPTTAVRVSADGVAPGRRSRAPRAVLAAAAIVAVAALGGAGWWWTTRAKAPAADAVAPQRVAVATFVNKSGDASLDPVGAMAADWIARGLAGTGLVDVAGTADELAARAGVKLAPGASAAVQLGREARAGLVVSGAYYRQGDSLLFQADFTDVAAGRLVQSVGPVSSSVTRPLDGVERLRQLVTGGLAPMIDSTLAGAATQISRPPSYEAYREFLRAEALFYEDEAAAVLAFERAAALDSSYVYPLQRLVSLLSNMGRDVEADSVLRIIERRRARLSGYESAYFDFHKAILDGDRRAALDATGRMRLSAPRSPFPAYLQGPSLNALGFPRRALAELDALDPMSGGLRGRIFYYGYVLTSLHALGQHERALEVARRARAQYPNRLLATQTELHALAVLGRTTEVMRLLDAVEARPTESRTSVGGAAVAALWEARSHGHGDLARAIGSWLQARPGLFSASTRAQLSEGVYVSGGARSLAADVLVATDQWDRAARLADSLLTQAPQDPGALGLAALAAAKRGDRPRAAQLAARLTQAAVRADSLPAVSGRHRRNRHDANLRWRAGVAAALGDFERATSLLREQAEGGWDAALYHDELTFDLLRAYPGFQALIAPRG; encoded by the coding sequence GTGGCCGACCCCCAGCGCGACCCCCTGCGCGACCAGCTCCAGGCCACCCTCGGCGCGAGCTACACCCTGGAGCGGGAGCTCGGCGGCGGCGGGATGTCGCGCGTCTTCGTCGCGCGCGAGGAGGCACTCGGCCGCGACGTGGTCGTCAAGCTGCTGCCGCCGGAGATGGCGGCCGGCGTCTCCGTCGAGCGCTTCAAGCGAGAGATCGCCCTCGCCGCGCGCCTGCAGCACCCGCACATCGTGCCGCTGTTCTCGGCCGGCGATCTGGACGGGCTGCCGTACTTCACGATGCCGCTCGTCGACGGGGAGTCGCTGCGCGCGCGGCTGGCGCGCTCCGGCGAGCTGCCGCTGCACGAGGCGGTGCGCGTGCTGCGCGAGGTCGCGACCGCGCTCGCCTACGCGCACGAGAAGGGGATCGTGCACCGCGACATCAAGCCGGACAACGTGCTGCTGTCGCGCGGCAGTGCGATGGTCACCGACTTCGGCGTCGCGAAGGCGCTCAGCGCCTCGAGCAACGGCGAGCACGGCGGCGTGACCTCGCTCGGCGTTGCGCTCGGCACGCCCGCGTACATGAGCCCCGAGCAGGCGAGCGCGGACCCGGCGGTGGACCACCGCGCCGACGTCTACGCGTTCGGCGTGCTGGCGTACGAGCTCCTCACCGGCCAGCCGCCGTTCGTCGGGCGCACGCCGCAGGGGCTCCTCGCGGCGCACGTGACCGAGGCGCCGGAGCCCGTCGCGCGGCGTCGCGCGTCGGTGCCGCCGGCGCTCGCCGCGCTCGTCATGCGCTGCCTCGAGAAGCGCGCCGCCGACCGCCCCCAGAGCGCGCAGGAGGTCGTGCAGGCGCTCGACACTATCAGCACGCCGAGCGGCGGCAGCGTGCCGACGACGGCGGTGCGCGTGTCGGCGGACGGTGTCGCGCCCGGGCGCCGGTCGCGCGCGCCGCGAGCGGTGCTCGCCGCGGCCGCGATCGTGGCGGTCGCCGCGTTGGGCGGGGCCGGCTGGTGGTGGACGACCCGCGCGAAGGCTCCTGCGGCCGACGCCGTCGCGCCGCAGCGCGTCGCCGTGGCGACGTTCGTCAACAAGAGCGGCGACGCGTCGCTCGACCCGGTCGGCGCGATGGCCGCGGACTGGATCGCGCGCGGCCTCGCCGGCACGGGGCTCGTCGACGTCGCGGGGACGGCCGACGAGCTCGCGGCGCGCGCCGGCGTCAAGCTCGCGCCGGGCGCGTCGGCAGCCGTTCAGTTGGGCCGCGAGGCGCGCGCGGGGCTCGTGGTCTCCGGCGCGTACTACAGGCAGGGCGACAGCCTGCTGTTCCAGGCCGACTTCACCGACGTCGCGGCGGGGAGGCTGGTGCAGAGCGTCGGACCGGTGTCGTCGTCGGTGACCCGGCCCCTCGATGGCGTGGAGCGGCTTCGCCAGCTCGTGACGGGCGGGCTCGCGCCGATGATCGACTCGACGCTCGCCGGCGCGGCGACGCAGATCTCGCGGCCGCCGAGCTACGAGGCGTATCGCGAGTTCCTCCGCGCGGAGGCGCTGTTCTACGAGGACGAGGCGGCGGCCGTGCTGGCGTTCGAGCGCGCGGCCGCGCTCGACTCGTCGTACGTGTATCCGCTGCAGCGGCTCGTGTCGCTCCTGAGCAACATGGGCCGCGACGTGGAGGCGGATTCGGTGCTGCGGATCATCGAGCGCCGCCGCGCCCGGCTCTCGGGGTACGAGTCGGCGTACTTCGACTTCCACAAGGCCATCCTGGACGGCGACCGGCGTGCGGCCCTCGACGCGACGGGGCGCATGAGACTCTCGGCGCCGCGCTCGCCGTTCCCCGCGTATCTGCAGGGGCCCAGCCTGAACGCCCTCGGCTTCCCGCGCCGCGCGCTCGCCGAGCTCGATGCGCTGGATCCCATGAGCGGGGGGCTGCGGGGCCGGATCTTCTACTACGGGTACGTCCTGACCTCGCTCCACGCGCTCGGCCAGCACGAGCGCGCGCTGGAGGTCGCGCGCCGCGCGCGGGCGCAGTACCCGAACCGGCTGCTCGCGACCCAGACCGAGCTGCACGCGCTCGCCGTGCTGGGTCGGACCACCGAGGTCATGCGCCTCCTCGACGCGGTGGAGGCGCGGCCGACGGAGTCGCGCACCTCAGTCGGCGGCGCCGCCGTCGCCGCGCTCTGGGAGGCGCGGTCGCACGGCCATGGCGACCTGGCGCGCGCGATCGGGTCGTGGCTACAGGCGCGCCCGGGCCTGTTCAGCGCCTCGACGCGCGCGCAGCTCTCGGAGGGCGTGTACGTCTCCGGCGGGGCGCGATCGCTCGCCGCGGACGTCCTGGTGGCGACCGACCAGTGGGATCGCGCGGCCCGTCTCGCCGACTCGCTCCTGACGCAGGCGCCCCAGGATCCCGGTGCGCTGGGCCTGGCCGCACTCGCGGCGGCGAAGCGCGGTGACCGCCCGCGCGCCGCGCAGCTCGCGGCCCGCCTGACGCAGGCAGCCGTGCGGGCGGACTCGCTGCCCGCGGTGAGCGGCCGACACCGGCGGAACCGGCACGACGCGAACCTGCGGTGGCGCGCGGGCGTCGCCGCCGCGCTCGGCGACTTCGAGCGTGCGACGTCGCTGCTGCGCGAGCAGGCGGAAGGGGGATGGGATGCGGCGCTGTACCACGACGAGCTCACGTTCGACCTGCTGCGCGCCTATCCCGGGTTCCAGGCGCTGATCGCGCCGCGCGGGTGA
- a CDS encoding serine/threonine-protein kinase yields MTDLLRHRLQTSLGAAYTLERELGGGGMSRVFVAREEALGRDVVVKVLSPELAEGLSADRFAREIRLAAALQQANIVPVITAGTGDGVPYYTMPYVDGLSLRQRLARGPLPVDDAVSILRDVARALAYAHERGVVHRDIKPDNILLSGDAAVVTDFGIAKALSASKTRADGETLTRVGTSLGTPAYMAPEQAAGDPATDHRADLYALGCVAYELLTGAAPFAGRPAHALFAAHMSETPAPLPAGVPRPLAALVMRCLQKDPARRPQSARELLQALDATTTGAGRAAGRGWRLTAVAAVIALGGSAAVGARLYRTRAGSSPSADGRSLAVLPLANASGDTASAYFADGLTEELTSVVSKLPGVRVVGGLSAAAFRDRTSLDAREVGARLHVGQVLEGSVRRAGARVRIAARLTNTGDGTLAWSDTYERDAADVFAVQAEIARAVAAALRVRLGGADSVRLARGGTRDTVAHELYLRGRAKQLQYSAASLREAIALFEQAVARDPSYADAWAAIGVAWANLGDEHVAPREAGEHMIAAASRALAIDSTLGTARFDRALGLAYLRRISVRDLVAEVRRAVDASPNDAMLQALGGFLVLLEDRDAGVAIALRTRDIDPLAGVVAAFPAWVLRYAGRTADAERLARQAIALQGDVGISHGTLGTILLDLHREADALAAFERGRAVGDRDLSTAGMGVALARLGRIEEARRVRAQLEAEARTRYVVGDWMAKLCLALGDRDGALAWLARAADAGSAYTMFVDLDPDFAALRGDPRFEAVRRRVGLAGDAAGGAR; encoded by the coding sequence ATGACCGACCTCCTCAGACACCGTCTCCAGACCTCGCTAGGTGCCGCCTACACGCTCGAGCGCGAGCTCGGCGGCGGTGGCATGTCGCGCGTGTTCGTGGCGCGCGAGGAGGCGCTGGGCCGCGACGTGGTCGTGAAGGTGCTGTCGCCCGAGCTGGCCGAGGGACTCTCCGCCGACCGGTTCGCGCGCGAGATCCGGCTCGCCGCCGCGCTGCAGCAGGCGAACATCGTCCCGGTCATCACGGCCGGGACGGGCGACGGCGTGCCGTACTACACGATGCCGTACGTCGACGGGCTCTCGCTGCGCCAGCGCCTCGCGCGCGGGCCGCTTCCGGTCGACGATGCCGTCTCGATCCTGCGCGACGTGGCGCGCGCGCTCGCCTACGCCCACGAGCGCGGCGTCGTGCACCGCGACATCAAGCCCGACAACATCCTCCTCTCGGGCGACGCCGCGGTGGTGACCGACTTCGGCATCGCGAAGGCGCTGTCGGCGTCGAAGACCCGGGCGGACGGCGAGACGCTGACGCGCGTGGGGACGTCGCTCGGCACGCCGGCGTACATGGCCCCCGAGCAGGCCGCGGGCGACCCGGCGACCGATCACCGCGCGGATCTCTACGCGCTCGGCTGCGTCGCGTACGAGCTGCTCACCGGCGCGGCGCCGTTCGCGGGGCGCCCCGCGCACGCGCTGTTCGCGGCGCACATGAGCGAGACGCCCGCGCCGCTGCCCGCCGGCGTGCCGCGGCCGCTCGCCGCGCTCGTGATGCGGTGCCTGCAGAAGGACCCGGCGCGCCGCCCGCAGAGCGCGCGCGAGCTGCTGCAGGCGCTCGACGCGACGACGACGGGCGCCGGGCGCGCGGCCGGTCGCGGGTGGCGGCTCACCGCAGTCGCGGCCGTCATCGCGTTGGGTGGGTCGGCCGCGGTGGGCGCGCGGCTGTACCGGACCCGCGCCGGCTCGTCGCCGTCGGCCGACGGCCGGTCGCTGGCCGTGCTCCCCCTCGCGAACGCGAGCGGCGACACCGCCAGCGCGTACTTCGCCGACGGCCTCACCGAGGAGCTGACGAGCGTCGTGTCGAAGCTCCCCGGCGTGCGCGTCGTCGGCGGCCTGTCGGCGGCGGCCTTCCGCGACCGGACGTCGCTCGACGCGCGCGAGGTCGGCGCGCGCCTGCACGTGGGGCAGGTGCTGGAGGGGAGCGTGCGGCGCGCGGGCGCGCGCGTGCGCATCGCGGCGCGTCTCACCAACACCGGCGACGGCACGCTGGCCTGGTCCGACACGTACGAGCGCGACGCGGCCGACGTGTTCGCGGTGCAGGCCGAGATCGCGCGCGCCGTGGCCGCCGCGCTCCGCGTGCGGCTCGGCGGCGCCGACTCCGTCCGCCTGGCGCGCGGCGGCACGCGCGACACCGTCGCGCACGAGCTGTACCTGCGCGGCCGCGCGAAGCAACTGCAGTACTCCGCGGCGTCGCTCCGCGAGGCGATCGCGCTGTTCGAGCAGGCGGTGGCGCGCGACCCGAGCTACGCCGACGCGTGGGCGGCGATCGGCGTCGCGTGGGCGAACCTCGGCGACGAGCACGTCGCGCCGCGCGAGGCGGGCGAGCACATGATCGCGGCGGCGTCGCGCGCGCTCGCCATCGACTCGACGCTCGGCACCGCGCGCTTCGACCGCGCGCTCGGGCTCGCGTACCTGCGCCGCATCTCCGTCCGCGATCTCGTGGCCGAGGTCCGCCGCGCCGTCGACGCGTCGCCGAACGACGCGATGCTGCAGGCGCTCGGCGGCTTCCTCGTGCTGCTCGAGGACCGCGACGCCGGCGTCGCGATCGCGCTCCGCACGCGCGACATCGACCCGCTCGCGGGCGTCGTCGCCGCATTTCCCGCGTGGGTGCTGCGTTACGCTGGCCGCACCGCGGACGCCGAGCGGCTCGCGCGCCAGGCGATCGCGCTGCAGGGCGACGTCGGCATCTCGCACGGTACGCTGGGGACGATCCTGCTCGACCTGCACCGGGAGGCGGACGCGCTCGCGGCGTTCGAGCGCGGCCGTGCAGTGGGCGACCGCGACCTCAGCACCGCGGGCATGGGCGTCGCGCTCGCGCGGCTCGGGCGGATCGAGGAGGCGCGCCGCGTGCGCGCGCAGCTCGAGGCCGAGGCGCGCACGCGCTACGTCGTGGGCGACTGGATGGCGAAGCTGTGCCTCGCGTTGGGCGACCGCGACGGCGCGCTCGCCTGGCTCGCGCGCGCGGCCGACGCCGGCTCGGCGTACACGATGTTCGTCGACCTCGACCCCGACTTCGCCGCGCTGCGCGGCGACCCGCGATTCGAGGCGGTGCGGCGGCGCGTCGGGCTCGCGGGCGATGCGGCCGGAGGCGCACGATGA
- a CDS encoding serine/threonine-protein kinase produces MRDPLRERLQASLGAAYTLERELGGGGMSRVFVAHDEALGRDVVVKVLAPELAADISAERFAREIRLAAGLQDPHIVPVLAAGVTADGLPYYTMPFVRGASLRQRLGDGAVPLAEAVGVLRDVAAALEHAHAQGIVHRDVKPENVLLSGRSAVVADFGIAKALQASRTQAPGGTLTQIGTSLGTPAYMAPEQAAGDPATDHRADLYAWGVVAYELLAGRHPFTGKTSPQALMAAHFSETPAPLPASVPRPLATLVARCLAKEAAERPAAAADLLAALDGVATGEPPASTARRTRRVAVAVVSLVGVASAAGLALRARTARGADAPSVAVLPFEHRGPADQAFFADGLTDAITGKLVDVQGITVIDRRSASIYKATTKGATQIGRELGVAYLLEGVVAWARDSAGGWRAQVTPTLVRTRDAVARWSGTPIVVTSSDPFRAESEIATRVVDAIGVALRPGERAALSEMPTRVPEAYELFLRAGALVRARRRAEAAVLLERATQLDPKFALAFAELARIEELRARTDSAALPRYEAALRTALALDPNLAEAHFLRAEHLIFRESRLVDAARELARAHALKPGDAEILSELGAVQVATGQRDEGFANLERTARLDPLDARSNYLRVFFLWHFRRLDDAARHAARFAAVNPDDWGGHSALMRVALARGDAAAARRALSDGLHATGRPDADAEDFWMVPATMTPGFGWKRDGAWPGGFEPAGRTPLGFAAVGAWAREHGQTARARAWFDSTLVARGSMLDARSLTVGETAAARAIALAATGRAAEARRAIALADSARRALALPDEPNAAAAQDYLAYAELVLGDTAATLARLERLLAVPSGRTPAMLRTMWPYRSLHGDPRFRRLAEMDR; encoded by the coding sequence ATGAGGGACCCGCTGCGCGAGCGCCTCCAGGCGTCGTTGGGCGCGGCGTACACGCTGGAGCGCGAGCTGGGCGGCGGTGGGATGAGCCGCGTGTTCGTCGCGCACGACGAGGCGTTGGGGCGCGACGTCGTCGTGAAGGTACTCGCGCCGGAGCTGGCGGCGGACATCAGCGCGGAGCGGTTCGCGCGCGAGATCCGGCTCGCGGCGGGGCTGCAGGACCCGCACATCGTGCCGGTGCTGGCGGCCGGCGTGACCGCGGACGGGCTGCCGTACTACACCATGCCGTTCGTGCGCGGCGCGTCGCTGCGGCAGCGGCTCGGCGACGGCGCGGTGCCGCTCGCCGAGGCGGTGGGCGTCCTGCGCGACGTCGCCGCGGCGCTGGAGCACGCGCACGCGCAGGGCATCGTGCACCGCGACGTCAAGCCGGAGAACGTGTTGCTCAGCGGCCGCTCGGCGGTGGTCGCCGACTTCGGCATCGCGAAGGCGCTGCAGGCGTCGAGGACGCAGGCGCCGGGCGGGACGCTCACGCAGATCGGCACGTCGCTGGGCACCCCGGCCTACATGGCGCCCGAGCAGGCGGCGGGTGACCCCGCGACCGACCATCGTGCGGACCTGTACGCGTGGGGCGTCGTCGCGTACGAGCTGCTCGCGGGCCGGCACCCGTTCACAGGGAAAACGTCGCCGCAAGCGCTCATGGCGGCGCACTTCTCGGAGACGCCGGCGCCGCTGCCGGCGTCGGTCCCGCGCCCGCTCGCCACCCTAGTCGCGCGCTGCCTCGCGAAGGAGGCGGCCGAGCGGCCTGCGGCCGCCGCCGATCTGCTCGCCGCGCTCGACGGCGTCGCGACGGGCGAGCCGCCCGCGTCCACCGCACGCCGCACGCGCCGCGTCGCCGTGGCCGTCGTCTCGCTCGTGGGTGTCGCGTCGGCCGCGGGACTTGCGCTTCGGGCCCGCACGGCGCGCGGCGCCGACGCGCCGAGCGTGGCGGTCCTCCCGTTCGAGCACCGCGGCCCCGCCGATCAGGCGTTCTTCGCCGACGGCCTCACCGACGCGATCACGGGAAAGCTGGTCGACGTGCAAGGCATCACCGTGATCGACCGCCGCAGCGCGTCGATATACAAGGCGACGACGAAGGGCGCCACGCAGATCGGCCGTGAGCTCGGCGTCGCGTATCTGCTCGAGGGCGTGGTCGCGTGGGCGCGCGACTCTGCCGGCGGCTGGCGTGCGCAGGTCACGCCCACGCTCGTCCGCACGCGCGACGCAGTCGCGCGGTGGTCCGGCACGCCGATCGTCGTCACGTCGAGCGATCCGTTCCGCGCCGAGTCCGAGATCGCGACGCGTGTTGTCGACGCGATCGGCGTCGCGCTCCGTCCGGGCGAGCGCGCGGCGCTCTCGGAGATGCCGACGCGTGTGCCGGAGGCGTACGAGCTCTTTCTCCGCGCCGGCGCGCTCGTGCGAGCGCGCCGGCGCGCCGAGGCGGCCGTGCTGCTCGAGCGCGCGACGCAGCTCGACCCCAAGTTCGCGCTCGCCTTCGCGGAGCTGGCACGCATCGAGGAGCTCCGGGCGCGCACCGACAGCGCGGCGTTGCCACGCTACGAGGCCGCGCTTCGCACCGCGCTCGCGCTCGACCCGAACCTCGCGGAGGCGCACTTCCTCCGCGCGGAGCATCTCATCTTTCGCGAGTCGCGCCTCGTCGACGCGGCGCGCGAGCTCGCGCGCGCGCACGCGCTTAAGCCAGGCGACGCGGAGATCCTCAGTGAGCTCGGCGCGGTGCAGGTAGCCACGGGGCAGCGCGACGAGGGCTTCGCGAACCTCGAGCGGACGGCGAGGCTGGACCCGCTGGACGCGCGGTCGAACTATCTGCGCGTCTTCTTCCTCTGGCATTTCCGCCGTCTCGACGACGCGGCGCGACACGCCGCGCGCTTCGCGGCGGTCAACCCCGACGACTGGGGAGGGCACAGTGCTCTCATGCGCGTCGCGCTCGCCCGCGGCGACGCTGCCGCGGCACGACGCGCGCTGTCCGACGGCCTGCACGCCACCGGACGTCCGGACGCAGACGCCGAAGATTTCTGGATGGTCCCGGCGACGATGACGCCCGGTTTCGGTTGGAAGCGCGACGGCGCGTGGCCCGGCGGATTCGAGCCCGCGGGCCGTACGCCGCTCGGCTTCGCGGCGGTCGGCGCGTGGGCGCGCGAGCACGGGCAGACCGCTCGCGCGCGTGCGTGGTTCGACTCGACGCTCGTCGCACGCGGCTCGATGCTCGACGCTCGCTCGTTGACCGTCGGAGAGACCGCCGCGGCGCGTGCGATCGCGCTCGCGGCCACCGGCCGCGCGGCCGAGGCGCGCCGCGCGATCGCGCTCGCCGACAGCGCTCGGCGCGCTCTCGCGCTCCCCGACGAGCCGAACGCCGCGGCGGCGCAGGACTATCTCGCGTACGCGGAGCTCGTGCTCGGCGACACGGCGGCGACGCTCGCGCGCCTCGAGCGGCTGCTCGCGGTGCCGTCCGGGCGCACGCCGGCGATGCTGCGCACGATGTGGCCGTACCGGTCGCTCCACGGGGACCCGCGCTTCCGGCGGTTGGCGGAGATGGACCGGTGA
- a CDS encoding RCC1 domain-containing protein has protein sequence MIRFRGPVRARQLTSRASEASPVVPALELARRTVVALAIASGVVGCHDEIAPLGPAQVADAPNALVVSTPHSFRWLATNVSGFVPCGIRSDGAVECWGAMRAYLAPVHVPTSGTFTQVVSVVSPLIYNVRNLDPYGNYFTYSTADRVKVCALRSDGVVKCWAYFDDPSFSEPEREHRASVGRFVQVEVAGYNDFGVCGLRSDGVVQCSGHPLNQNGTFIMDWGNAPPERAPSVPGEQFTQFSMSHDFTCGLRSDGVVECWGRNTGGAAPPERLAAPGRFYVQVTTGDSFTCGLRDDGAVECWGSSGSVVTERRPVDGRYIQVTAGGHACALRTDGVVECWGRNESGQAPAERATTNGRRFVQVMASGGSTCAVRDDGIVECWGYNADGQAPATKTASGSWTRREYPVATFGAPASVTVGASFDIGFKNAYVPGAPGETEFTYRLDCGDGAGYGAASKVNAISCPTSALGQRTVRGQVIDRAGDATEYTAQVSVQMQRQTVTLGYVAPRTVHPGETYLFTATASSGLPATVLITAASAPYCSISGSGATRPVTFLAEGECTVVAHQGGTELVEPAFPHSVAFTVVRRPQTITLGSLPGTVIVGARLVLTATGGGSGNPVTFTSLTPATCATSGPSGATLAITGPGWCRVQADQAGTPAYLPATPVLAELSAMTPEHATTMLHASVIEYGHQEIAAPLLAAVGALRRGSTAEACRQLDVFIRVVEARRTKFIRTSLADAWIAEATRIREALGC, from the coding sequence ATGATCCGGTTTCGGGGGCCCGTGCGGGCCCGACAGCTGACGTCTCGTGCGTCGGAAGCCTCGCCAGTTGTCCCGGCCCTCGAGCTCGCGAGGCGCACGGTCGTCGCGCTGGCGATCGCCTCGGGGGTCGTCGGTTGCCACGACGAGATCGCCCCACTCGGCCCGGCCCAGGTGGCGGACGCCCCGAACGCTCTGGTCGTCTCGACGCCGCACTCGTTCAGGTGGCTAGCCACCAACGTCTCGGGCTTCGTGCCATGCGGCATCCGTTCGGACGGAGCCGTGGAGTGCTGGGGTGCGATGCGAGCGTATCTCGCACCGGTTCACGTCCCGACCTCGGGTACCTTCACACAGGTCGTCAGCGTCGTCTCCCCGCTCATCTACAACGTCCGGAACCTCGATCCGTACGGGAACTACTTCACGTACTCGACTGCGGATCGCGTGAAGGTCTGCGCACTCAGAAGCGATGGTGTCGTGAAGTGCTGGGCATACTTCGACGACCCCAGCTTCTCCGAGCCCGAACGGGAGCATCGTGCGAGCGTCGGCCGCTTCGTTCAAGTGGAGGTCGCCGGCTACAACGACTTCGGCGTCTGCGGGCTTCGCTCCGATGGTGTCGTACAGTGTTCCGGTCATCCGTTGAACCAGAACGGAACCTTCATCATGGACTGGGGCAACGCGCCGCCCGAGCGCGCGCCCAGCGTGCCGGGCGAGCAGTTCACCCAGTTCAGCATGAGCCACGACTTCACCTGCGGCCTGCGCAGCGACGGAGTGGTGGAGTGCTGGGGCCGGAACACTGGCGGCGCGGCTCCGCCCGAACGGCTCGCGGCGCCCGGTCGTTTCTACGTCCAGGTGACGACCGGTGACTCCTTCACCTGCGGCCTCCGCGACGATGGTGCGGTGGAGTGTTGGGGAAGCAGCGGGTCCGTGGTGACGGAGCGGAGGCCTGTGGACGGGCGTTACATCCAGGTGACCGCAGGCGGACACGCGTGTGCGCTCCGCACCGATGGAGTGGTGGAATGCTGGGGGCGCAACGAGAGCGGACAGGCGCCCGCAGAGCGCGCCACCACCAACGGGCGCCGCTTTGTACAGGTCATGGCATCGGGCGGCTCCACCTGCGCGGTGCGCGACGACGGGATCGTGGAGTGCTGGGGCTACAACGCCGACGGCCAGGCACCCGCCACGAAGACCGCGTCTGGCTCGTGGACCCGCCGTGAGTACCCCGTTGCCACGTTCGGCGCGCCGGCCAGCGTCACCGTCGGCGCGAGCTTCGACATCGGCTTCAAGAACGCCTATGTGCCCGGTGCGCCCGGGGAGACGGAGTTCACCTACCGCCTCGACTGCGGCGACGGCGCGGGCTACGGCGCGGCCTCGAAGGTCAACGCGATCAGCTGCCCCACGTCCGCGCTCGGCCAGCGCACCGTGCGCGGGCAGGTGATCGACCGCGCTGGCGACGCCACCGAGTACACGGCGCAGGTGTCCGTGCAGATGCAGCGGCAGACCGTCACGCTCGGCTACGTCGCCCCGCGGACGGTCCATCCCGGGGAGACCTACCTCTTCACCGCGACCGCGAGCTCGGGGCTTCCGGCCACGGTGCTGATCACGGCCGCCTCCGCACCCTACTGCTCGATCTCGGGAAGCGGCGCCACGCGCCCGGTGACGTTCCTCGCGGAAGGGGAGTGCACGGTCGTCGCGCATCAGGGTGGGACCGAGCTCGTCGAGCCCGCGTTCCCCCACTCGGTGGCGTTCACCGTGGTGCGACGCCCGCAGACGATCACGCTGGGATCGCTGCCGGGCACCGTCATCGTCGGCGCCCGCCTCGTTCTGACCGCGACCGGCGGCGGGTCGGGCAACCCGGTGACGTTCACATCGCTCACGCCGGCCACCTGCGCCACGAGCGGGCCGAGCGGCGCCACGCTGGCGATCACCGGACCCGGCTGGTGCAGGGTCCAGGCGGACCAGGCCGGGACACCCGCGTATCTGCCGGCCACGCCCGTGCTTGCCGAGCTCTCGGCCATGACGCCGGAGCACGCCACGACGATGCTGCACGCGTCCGTGATCGAGTATGGGCATCAGGAGATCGCGGCTCCGCTGCTCGCCGCCGTCGGCGCACTTCGGCGCGGCAGCACCGCCGAGGCATGCCGCCAGCTCGACGTGTTCATCCGCGTGGTGGAGGCGCGCCGCACGAAGTTCATTCGCACGTCGCTCGCCGACGCCTGGATCGCCGAGGCCACCCGCATACGAGAGGCTCTCGGCTGCTGA